GAACAATTTAAAAAAATGGAAAGTTTAGTATAGGTATAACATATGATTGATTTGGAAGAGGGTGATTATGTTGAACAAGCAAGGAATTACAATTAGTTTATGTATGATTGTTCGAGATGAAGAGGAGACAATAGCCCGTTGTTTAGACACAGTTGAAAAAATTGTGGATGAAATTATAGTAGTTGATACAGGTTCCGTCGATCGAACGAAAGAAATCGTAGAGAAATACACTTCTAACATATATGATTTCCAGTGGATTGATGATTTTGCAGCAGCAAGAAATTTTTCTTTTTCAAAAGCGACGCAAGAGTATATATTGTGGCTAGATGCAGATGACGTATTATTAGAAGATGCTCAAGAAGCGTTGAAACTTTTAAAAAGAGAATTAGATCCTAAAATTGATGCCGTTTCGATGCCTTATCACCTTGCAATGGATTCTAACGGGAAACCTTTATATTGTACAAAAAGAAATCGACTTGTAAAACGTGAAAAACAATTTCAATGGTTTGGAAAGGTTCACGAGTATTTAGCTATTTCTGGTGAGGTTTTTAGTAGTAATGTTGCTATTACGCATAAAAAAGAAAAAAAAGTAACAGATCGTAATTTGAGAATTTTTCAAAACACTGTAGCTGCAGGGGAAGAATTGAGTCCAAGGGATTTATTTTATTACGCAAATGAATCTATGGATAACCAAAAATATGATGATGCAGTTCTTCTTTATGAAACATTTCTTAATCAGGACGAAGGATGGTATGAAGAAAAAATTTATGCATGTGGTAAGTTAGGAGATTGCTATGCGAAGCTCGGAATGTGGGAGAAGGCAATTGAATCTTGTGTGAAGTCGTTTCGGTATGACGTCCCTAGAGGAGAGAATTGTACAAGAATAGGATATATATATATGGAACAAGAAAAATATAATGAAGCGATATTTTGGTTTAAACTTGCAACGGAAGTACCAATGGCAACGGAAAGTCCTTTCCATAGTCCAGCTAGCTACACATGGCTACCCTATTTACAAA
This genomic interval from Bacillus thuringiensis contains the following:
- a CDS encoding glycosyltransferase gives rise to the protein MLNKQGITISLCMIVRDEEETIARCLDTVEKIVDEIIVVDTGSVDRTKEIVEKYTSNIYDFQWIDDFAAARNFSFSKATQEYILWLDADDVLLEDAQEALKLLKRELDPKIDAVSMPYHLAMDSNGKPLYCTKRNRLVKREKQFQWFGKVHEYLAISGEVFSSNVAITHKKEKKVTDRNLRIFQNTVAAGEELSPRDLFYYANESMDNQKYDDAVLLYETFLNQDEGWYEEKIYACGKLGDCYAKLGMWEKAIESCVKSFRYDVPRGENCTRIGYIYMEQEKYNEAIFWFKLATEVPMATESPFHSPASYTWLPYLQMCICYSRLGEQDKAYYYNELAASYVPNNAAIEYNRKYFRGVFDKPYKA